Sequence from the bacterium genome:
GAGCGGCTCGGACATCCCATCGAGGCCGTCCTTGGCTTCGGGGAATAGCTCGTTCTCTTCCTCCTTGATATGGTGCTTGACGTTCTCCATCAGCACTTTGAACTTGGCGTCGAAGCTCTCGTCCTCCGGTTTCAGCCTCTTGAGCTCGGCAATCAGCATCTTGACGACATGGTGTTCCTCGAAGGCTTCGTTGACGAGGTGCCGAGCCTCCTTGTCGACGTTCTCCTTGACCTTGGGATAGAAGAGCTCCTCCTCCACTTGGGCGTGAACTTCCAGCTCATGGATGGCCTTCTGAGCGATTTGCCCCTTTCGGCGGAAAGCCCGGTCGCCGGCCTCCTCGTATTTCTTGAACAGTTCTTTCACTTTTCGGTGGTCTTCCTTCAGCATATTGAACGGATTCATCGCTGGTTCTCCTTCAATGACGAACTAAATTCTGCGGCGGAACTTTCGGAGCCTGATATATCTCGCGCTTGTTGCGGCGAGGCTTCGGCGGCGAGGGAGTCTCCTCGGTTTCCTCTTCTTCGGGCGCCATTTCGGCCTTTAATAGGCCGTAACGCTGCATCGCCCAGCGCAAGGCCGGCGCCAAGGCGATCGCGGCCAGTCCCAACAAAACCTTGCCCTTGTTTTTCATGGCCTTGCTTCCGAGACGTTGCATCGATCTCATCAGGTGTTTCATCTTGTTCTCCTTCATGGCGTTG
This genomic interval carries:
- a CDS encoding hemerythrin domain-containing protein is translated as MNPFNMLKEDHRKVKELFKKYEEAGDRAFRRKGQIAQKAIHELEVHAQVEEELFYPKVKENVDKEARHLVNEAFEEHHVVKMLIAELKRLKPEDESFDAKFKVLMENVKHHIKEEENELFPEAKDGLDGMSEPLGEEMEDRKVELQEEIPEDSLNLS